Proteins co-encoded in one Arthrobacter sp. ERGS1:01 genomic window:
- a CDS encoding PadR family transcriptional regulator, whose product MDNLGRVTPATALVLEALLSAERVWGLQIVKAAGKKPGTVYPILDRLESAGWVVGEWNSDEARKGPRRRYYRLVPDARPLALAYVKTQRAKEGKAVTRPFPAAPAGTGCTA is encoded by the coding sequence ATGGATAACTTGGGGCGCGTAACTCCGGCCACTGCACTGGTGCTTGAAGCACTACTATCTGCGGAACGTGTTTGGGGGCTGCAGATCGTCAAGGCCGCCGGCAAGAAGCCGGGAACGGTTTACCCGATCCTCGATCGTTTGGAGTCGGCGGGGTGGGTTGTCGGCGAGTGGAATAGCGACGAGGCCAGAAAGGGTCCGCGGCGCCGGTATTACAGGCTGGTGCCTGACGCCCGTCCGTTGGCGCTGGCCTACGTGAAGACGCAGCGGGCGAAGGAAGGAAAGGCCGTGACGCGGCCGTTCCCCGCAGCGCCCGCGGGAACAGGCTGTACAGCATGA
- the rox gene encoding rifampin monooxygenase: MFDVIIVGAGPTGLMLAGELRLHGVSTLVLERDAQPTAIVRALGLHVRSIEVMDQRGLLGRFLVQGQKYPLTGFFAGISKPVPTDLDTAHGYVLGIPQPATDRILEEHAIELGAELRRGAELVALTQRDDRVEVELADGTRLESRYVVGCDGGRSTVRKLLGVAFPGEPSRVDTLIGEMELTMALDEVTAIVTEVRKTQKRFGLGPLGGGLYRLVVPAAQVAADRTAPPDFEEIKQQLRTWAGTDFGVHSPRWLSRFGDSTRVAERYRVGRVMLAGDAAHIHPPVGGQGLNLGVQDAFNLGWKLAATVNGWAPDGHLESYHAERHPVAVDVIETTRANMQLLDTEPGPQAVRKLIADLMDFDDVNRYLIEKLTAISIRYDVGQGSRPLLGRRLRDVKLAQGRLYERMRAGRGLLLDQTGKLTVSGWDDRVDLLAGTIEELDERAVLLRPDGHVTWVGDDQQDLNSHLPRWFGDKR, from the coding sequence ATGTTCGATGTGATCATTGTCGGCGCGGGACCCACGGGCCTGATGCTGGCGGGAGAGCTGCGGTTGCACGGCGTGTCCACGCTCGTGCTGGAGAGGGATGCGCAGCCCACCGCGATTGTGCGGGCGTTGGGGCTGCACGTGCGCAGCATCGAGGTGATGGACCAGCGCGGCCTGCTGGGGAGGTTCCTGGTCCAGGGCCAAAAGTACCCGTTGACCGGGTTCTTCGCGGGCATCTCGAAACCGGTGCCAACGGACCTTGACACCGCCCATGGCTATGTCCTTGGCATTCCCCAGCCGGCCACCGACCGGATCCTGGAGGAGCACGCGATCGAACTGGGTGCGGAACTGCGCCGCGGCGCCGAGTTGGTGGCACTGACCCAGCGGGATGACCGGGTGGAGGTGGAGTTGGCCGACGGCACCCGGCTGGAATCCCGCTACGTGGTGGGGTGCGACGGCGGTCGCAGCACCGTGCGGAAACTGCTCGGCGTGGCCTTTCCCGGGGAGCCGTCCAGGGTGGATACCCTCATCGGCGAGATGGAGCTGACCATGGCCCTGGACGAGGTCACCGCCATCGTCACCGAGGTCCGCAAGACCCAGAAACGGTTTGGCTTGGGCCCCCTGGGCGGCGGACTCTACCGCCTGGTGGTGCCCGCCGCGCAGGTGGCGGCGGACAGGACCGCCCCACCCGACTTCGAGGAGATCAAGCAACAGCTGCGCACCTGGGCTGGCACCGATTTTGGCGTCCATTCACCGCGCTGGCTCTCCCGGTTTGGTGATTCCACCCGGGTCGCCGAACGCTACCGCGTTGGCCGGGTGATGCTGGCCGGCGACGCCGCACACATCCACCCACCCGTCGGCGGGCAGGGCCTGAACCTCGGCGTCCAGGACGCGTTCAACCTGGGCTGGAAACTCGCCGCCACCGTCAACGGCTGGGCGCCCGACGGCCACCTGGAGAGTTACCACGCCGAACGGCACCCGGTGGCGGTCGACGTCATTGAAACCACGCGAGCGAACATGCAATTGCTCGACACCGAACCCGGGCCCCAGGCCGTGCGCAAGCTGATCGCCGACCTCATGGACTTCGACGACGTGAACCGGTACCTGATCGAAAAGCTCACCGCGATCTCCATCCGTTACGACGTCGGCCAAGGGAGCCGCCCGCTGCTTGGCCGGCGGTTGCGGGACGTGAAGTTGGCGCAGGGGCGGCTCTACGAGCGGATGCGCGCCGGCCGCGGCCTGCTGCTGGACCAGACCGGCAAGCTCACGGTCTCCGGCTGGGATGACCGCGTCGACCTGTTGGCCGGCACGATCGAGGAACTCGACGAACGCGCCGTCCTCCTGCGTCCCGACGGACATGTCACGTGGGTTGGCGATGACCAGCAGGACCTCAACAGCCACCTTCCCCGTTGGTTCGGCGACAAGCGGTAG
- a CDS encoding C40 family peptidase, producing MAVICTLLASAGFVGAGYASTSAADAATATAAEYAAPTPTPTTDIAAGFDSFAAQGLGVKVSFANTLIMAQKPKPKQLFDLTSPNGNTPQFARSAAAMRGDVPEISAAMISTVRKEILAAAYEGLGHSYVWGGTSFTNGWDCSGFVQWAYAQAGVALPRTEQWVPMVQTNNPQPGDLVVQNPDGPDHWSHIGIYVGDGEMISALNPSVGTILHTPQSTSNSSAYFTMPGFAAQDELAAKAAKEKTAKEKAAKDKATLKAASSTKPAKTATAKPSKSATPSAKPSETPSHPATTPPGTKPPVTTPPGTTPPVTTPPGTKPPVTTPPVITPPGTTPPGTTPPATVPTEPSSPSGATPSESATPSTEAAQSQSQSVSPDSASTSAGPDSSSGSTGP from the coding sequence ATGGCAGTCATCTGCACCCTGTTGGCCTCAGCGGGTTTTGTGGGTGCCGGGTATGCAAGTACTTCCGCGGCTGACGCCGCCACCGCGACCGCCGCCGAGTATGCAGCACCGACCCCCACTCCCACCACGGATATCGCCGCGGGCTTCGACTCCTTCGCCGCACAGGGACTCGGCGTGAAGGTGTCCTTCGCGAACACGCTGATCATGGCGCAAAAGCCCAAGCCCAAACAACTTTTCGACCTGACCAGCCCGAACGGCAACACTCCCCAATTTGCCCGTTCCGCGGCCGCCATGCGCGGCGATGTCCCCGAAATCTCGGCGGCGATGATCTCCACCGTCCGCAAGGAAATTCTGGCTGCCGCGTACGAGGGCCTTGGCCACAGCTATGTTTGGGGCGGAACAAGTTTTACGAACGGTTGGGACTGCTCGGGGTTTGTGCAGTGGGCCTACGCCCAGGCCGGCGTCGCCCTGCCGCGCACCGAGCAATGGGTTCCGATGGTCCAGACCAACAACCCGCAGCCCGGGGACCTGGTGGTGCAAAACCCCGACGGTCCCGACCACTGGTCGCACATTGGCATTTACGTTGGCGACGGGGAGATGATCAGCGCGCTCAACCCCTCCGTTGGCACCATCCTCCACACGCCCCAGTCCACCAGCAATTCCTCCGCCTACTTCACGATGCCCGGTTTTGCCGCCCAGGATGAGCTTGCCGCGAAGGCAGCCAAGGAGAAGACGGCGAAGGAAAAGGCCGCCAAGGACAAGGCAACGCTGAAGGCGGCCAGCAGTACCAAGCCGGCCAAGACCGCAACGGCCAAACCGTCCAAGTCGGCAACGCCGTCCGCGAAGCCCAGCGAGACGCCCAGCCATCCGGCCACCACGCCGCCCGGAACAAAGCCCCCTGTGACCACCCCTCCGGGTACCACGCCGCCCGTCACCACTCCGCCAGGCACGAAACCTCCGGTGACGACACCACCCGTCATTACTCCGCCGGGAACCACCCCGCCCGGCACCACGCCGCCGGCAACCGTGCCCACCGAGCCGTCCTCACCCAGCGGAGCGACCCCGTCCGAGAGTGCGACGCCATCCACGGAAGCCGCCCAGTCGCAGTCGCAATCGGTGTCGCCGGACTCCGCCTCGACGTCGGCGGGTCCGGACTCGAGCAGCGGTTCAACCGGTCCTTAA
- a CDS encoding response regulator: MTEIRILLVDDHPVVRAGLRAMLTEFEGFTVVAEAPEGAAAIKEVQRLQTLGEPLDVVLMDLQMGAGMDGVSATRAIKALPFAPPVLILTTYDTDADILAAVEAGASGYMLKDAPPEQIRAAVQSAAAGQTALAPEVAARLLGRIRNPEPVLSAREVQLLELLATGMTNKAMAKSLFISEATVKTHLVHIYDKLGVDNRTAAIAVATQRRIIRNAG, encoded by the coding sequence ATGACTGAGATACGCATTTTGCTGGTGGACGACCACCCCGTGGTGCGTGCCGGCCTGCGGGCCATGCTGACCGAATTTGAGGGTTTCACCGTGGTGGCGGAGGCGCCCGAAGGCGCCGCGGCCATCAAGGAGGTCCAACGCCTGCAAACCCTGGGCGAACCCCTCGACGTGGTCCTCATGGACCTGCAGATGGGCGCCGGAATGGACGGGGTCAGCGCCACCAGGGCCATCAAGGCGCTGCCATTTGCCCCGCCGGTGCTGATCCTGACCACCTACGACACCGACGCCGACATCCTGGCCGCCGTCGAGGCCGGCGCCAGCGGCTACATGCTCAAGGACGCCCCGCCGGAACAGATCCGGGCGGCCGTGCAATCGGCCGCCGCCGGCCAGACGGCCCTGGCCCCCGAAGTGGCGGCTCGCCTGCTGGGCCGAATCCGCAACCCCGAGCCGGTACTCTCGGCCCGCGAGGTGCAGCTGCTGGAACTGTTGGCGACCGGGATGACCAACAAGGCCATGGCCAAGTCGCTGTTCATCTCCGAGGCGACCGTCAAGACGCATCTGGTGCATATTTACGACAAATTGGGCGTGGACAACCGCACGGCCGCCATTGCCGTGGCCACGCAGCGGCGGATCATTCGCAACGCCGGATAA
- a CDS encoding sensor histidine kinase, translating to MSAVEHPPVTTAGNAAAVSTEPTMDGILRFLRVTLHVGFALLLAVAVVQLMASSMGRPARYIFLALALLLAAVYLLGTVAEKRFAAGALARNPGRYALLWLGLVTVLWAVLLTGSAAFSWLVFPLFFLHLHFLPRWAGFAAVAVMTAAVIGAQWAAAGGLPMAAVLGPVFGAAFAVVTSMAYHLLYRNGESQRLAADELRRTRAELSATQHEAGVLAERARLAREIHDTLAQGFSSIILVSRAAGRSLESGDLVSTRESIDMVAATASESLAEARSFVRGLSSPALEGTSLVESLRRLCEKTQLEAAARGVNLACTFRVDGEPVDLPQPYRVTLLRAAQASLANVWLHAKAGTAVVSLAYLGTEVALDVFDDGRGFEPATLADMVAGRADGSGFGLKSLADRVEAQHGTLALESAPGEGTVVAIRLPLDGGAGDGNEGAR from the coding sequence ATGTCTGCCGTGGAACACCCGCCCGTGACGACTGCCGGCAACGCGGCGGCGGTTTCCACCGAGCCCACCATGGACGGGATCCTGCGCTTCCTGCGGGTCACCTTGCACGTAGGGTTTGCGCTGCTGCTGGCAGTGGCCGTCGTGCAGTTGATGGCGTCGTCCATGGGCCGTCCGGCACGCTACATTTTCCTGGCCCTCGCCCTGCTCCTGGCCGCCGTCTACCTATTGGGGACCGTCGCGGAGAAACGCTTCGCGGCCGGCGCCCTGGCCCGCAACCCGGGCCGGTACGCGCTGCTGTGGCTGGGCCTGGTCACGGTGCTGTGGGCCGTGCTGCTGACGGGTTCGGCCGCCTTCTCCTGGCTCGTGTTCCCGCTGTTCTTCCTGCATCTGCACTTCCTGCCGCGCTGGGCCGGCTTTGCCGCCGTCGCCGTCATGACGGCGGCCGTGATTGGGGCACAGTGGGCCGCCGCCGGCGGACTGCCGATGGCCGCCGTGCTGGGCCCGGTGTTTGGTGCCGCGTTCGCCGTGGTCACGTCCATGGCATACCACCTGCTCTACCGGAACGGCGAAAGCCAGCGCTTGGCCGCGGATGAGTTGCGGCGCACGCGGGCCGAACTCTCCGCCACCCAGCATGAGGCCGGCGTCCTGGCCGAACGGGCCCGCCTCGCCCGGGAAATCCACGACACCCTGGCGCAGGGTTTCTCCTCCATCATCCTTGTCTCCCGTGCGGCCGGGCGGTCCCTGGAATCCGGCGACCTGGTGTCCACCCGGGAAAGCATCGACATGGTGGCGGCGACGGCGTCGGAAAGCCTGGCCGAGGCCCGGAGCTTTGTGCGCGGGCTGTCCTCCCCGGCATTGGAGGGCACATCCCTCGTGGAAAGCCTGCGGCGGTTGTGCGAGAAGACCCAACTGGAGGCGGCTGCCCGCGGCGTCAACCTGGCCTGCACCTTCCGTGTCGACGGTGAGCCCGTGGACCTGCCGCAGCCGTACCGGGTCACGCTGCTGCGCGCCGCCCAGGCGAGCCTCGCCAACGTCTGGCTGCACGCAAAGGCCGGCACCGCCGTCGTCAGCCTCGCCTACCTGGGCACGGAGGTGGCCCTGGACGTGTTCGACGACGGCCGCGGCTTCGAGCCGGCAACGCTTGCCGACATGGTGGCCGGCCGGGCGGACGGGAGCGGTTTTGGGCTGAAGTCGCTGGCCGATCGGGTTGAGGCGCAGCACGGCACCCTGGCGTTAGAATCCGCCCCGGGTGAGGGGACGGTGGTGGCCATCCGGCTGCCGCTCGATGGCGGTGCGGGGGATGGAAATGAGGGCGCGCGATGA
- a CDS encoding ABC transporter ATP-binding protein, giving the protein MSALNLSNVTLDYPDGEGTITALDAVNLSVNAGEFLSLVGPSGSGKSSLLAVAATLVKPTSGLLTIDGTDATGLAEKELAALRRDSVGIIFQQPNLLASLTAAEQLIIGDHLRGKSARAAAGRAAELLDVVGLSDSAHKRPHQLSGGQRQRVNIARALMGSPKVLLVDEPTAALDHERSESIVRLLRKVTDDFAVATVMVTHDTEFVPLTDSVATMRDGVLSAPVPTQAPAMAG; this is encoded by the coding sequence ATGTCTGCCTTGAACCTCAGCAACGTCACCCTCGACTACCCCGACGGCGAGGGCACCATCACCGCCCTCGATGCGGTAAACCTGTCCGTCAACGCCGGCGAGTTCCTGTCCCTGGTGGGCCCGTCCGGCTCGGGAAAGTCCAGCCTGCTGGCCGTTGCCGCCACCCTGGTCAAGCCGACGTCGGGCCTGCTCACCATTGACGGCACCGACGCCACGGGCCTGGCGGAGAAGGAGTTGGCCGCGCTGCGCCGGGATTCGGTGGGCATCATCTTCCAGCAACCGAACCTGCTGGCATCGCTCACGGCGGCCGAACAGCTCATCATCGGCGACCACCTGCGCGGCAAGTCCGCCCGTGCGGCGGCGGGCCGGGCGGCGGAGCTGCTGGACGTCGTCGGACTCTCGGACAGCGCCCACAAGCGCCCGCACCAGCTTTCGGGCGGGCAGCGCCAGCGGGTCAACATTGCCCGGGCACTGATGGGCAGCCCCAAGGTGCTGCTGGTGGATGAGCCAACGGCCGCACTGGACCATGAGCGCAGCGAGTCGATCGTGCGGCTCCTGCGCAAGGTGACAGATGACTTTGCGGTCGCCACCGTCATGGTCACCCACGACACCGAATTCGTGCCGCTGACCGACTCCGTGGCCACCATGCGCGACGGCGTCCTGAGCGCCCCGGTGCCCACGCAGGCGCCCGCGATGGCCGGTTGA
- a CDS encoding META domain-containing protein → MKRVLALAGSLLLALTISSCGAATGPVGTWGNGYNKDKQPYLELSLGAVQNGDQAGYLTGSDGCNRLAGQWMYAGGELTFPQLGGTTLACTGIDAWLSKAKGGTIDGNKLTITDANGATLGTLDRRN, encoded by the coding sequence ATGAAACGCGTCCTCGCACTTGCCGGCAGCCTCCTGCTTGCCCTGACCATCTCCTCCTGTGGCGCCGCTACCGGCCCCGTCGGCACCTGGGGCAACGGCTATAACAAGGACAAGCAGCCTTACCTGGAGCTGTCCCTGGGCGCGGTGCAGAACGGCGACCAGGCCGGCTACCTGACCGGCAGCGACGGCTGCAACCGCCTGGCGGGGCAGTGGATGTACGCCGGCGGCGAGCTCACGTTCCCGCAGCTGGGCGGCACCACCCTGGCCTGCACGGGCATCGACGCCTGGCTGTCCAAGGCCAAGGGCGGCACCATCGACGGCAACAAGCTGACCATCACGGACGCCAACGGCGCCACGCTGGGAACGCTGGACCGCCGCAACTAA
- a CDS encoding winged helix-turn-helix transcriptional regulator: MDTNDFIGNVFDPNCPSRMVFARIGDKWATLVIQVLSDGPLRFSELRGRVQVVTPKVLTQTLRALERDGLVERTIFAQVPPRVDYELTPLGRTLLEPLTALRLWAENNVSTMLRARDEYDDVQDERLLGY, from the coding sequence ATGGATACTAATGACTTCATCGGCAACGTGTTTGACCCGAACTGCCCGTCCCGGATGGTGTTCGCCCGGATCGGGGACAAATGGGCCACGCTGGTCATCCAGGTGCTCTCCGACGGACCGCTGCGGTTCTCCGAACTGCGCGGGCGCGTCCAGGTGGTCACGCCAAAGGTCCTGACCCAAACGCTGCGCGCCCTTGAGCGCGACGGCCTGGTGGAGCGCACCATTTTCGCCCAGGTGCCGCCGCGGGTGGACTACGAACTGACCCCGCTGGGCCGGACCCTGCTGGAACCGCTGACGGCACTGCGGCTGTGGGCCGAAAACAACGTCTCCACCATGCTCCGGGCCCGGGATGAGTACGACGACGTCCAGGACGAACGCCTGTTGGGCTACTGA
- a CDS encoding NAD(P)-dependent oxidoreductase — protein sequence MKIAVFGATGMVGSQIAAEALRRGHEVTAISRSGKDVPGATALSADMSDAGTVASVAAAHDAVVIATGPSRTGGDHQEWLDAMATTLGNVGATRTLVVGGAGTLTVDGVRLLDQPGFPDAYKAEALTAAAALDAIRALPASVNWTVQAPAPEIAPGERTGAYLTGNDSPAGSSISTQDFAVAALDELETPKHVRARFTVAN from the coding sequence ATGAAGATTGCCGTTTTTGGAGCCACCGGTATGGTCGGTTCGCAGATTGCCGCCGAGGCCCTGCGCCGCGGCCATGAGGTCACCGCCATTTCCCGCTCCGGCAAGGATGTTCCCGGCGCCACCGCCCTGTCGGCCGACATGTCCGACGCCGGTACGGTCGCTTCAGTGGCTGCCGCACACGACGCCGTGGTCATTGCCACGGGCCCCAGCCGCACGGGCGGCGACCACCAGGAGTGGCTCGACGCCATGGCCACGACCCTCGGCAACGTGGGCGCCACCCGCACCCTCGTGGTGGGCGGTGCCGGGACGTTGACGGTGGACGGCGTGCGCCTGTTGGACCAGCCCGGTTTCCCGGATGCGTACAAGGCGGAGGCGCTCACCGCAGCCGCCGCACTGGATGCCATCAGGGCACTTCCGGCGTCCGTCAACTGGACGGTACAGGCACCGGCGCCGGAGATCGCCCCCGGCGAGCGGACCGGCGCGTACCTGACCGGCAACGACTCCCCCGCAGGTTCCTCGATCTCCACGCAGGACTTCGCCGTGGCCGCACTGGATGAGCTGGAGACGCCGAAGCACGTCCGGGCACGTTTCACGGTCGCCAACTAG
- a CDS encoding phytoene desaturase family protein, which produces MPDVAVVGAGPNGLAAAVTMARAGLSVTVHEAAGSIGGGTRTAELTLPGFRHDVCSAVHPMALASPFFREFGLAGRIELMVPEISYGHPLDGGRAGIAYRDLDRTVDALGPDGRAWRALMEPLLRRLDGVIDFTQHGLVRIPRDPVAAVQYGLRTLELGTPAWNLRFRGEAAPAMLAGVSAHAIGRLPGLATAGAGLLLGALAHAGGWPVPKGGSAAIADAMAADLTAHGGTIELDSPVTSIAELRAQTSAKAIICDVTPRALVRLAGAELPDRYVRRLESFRYGAGVCKVDFALSGPVPWTNAALRGAPTLHLGGSRRAIAAAENRVLNGGHPDDPYVLVAQPGVVDPSRAPAGRHTFWAYTHVPAGSAEDRTEAITAQVERFAPGFRDLILDTHTATARDVGAYNPNYVDGDISSGAVTLAQLLKRPVVARDPWRTPAPGLYLGSASTPPGPAVHGMGGWFAAQSALRHTFGLPTPGLSA; this is translated from the coding sequence ATGCCTGACGTCGCAGTAGTTGGCGCCGGCCCGAATGGCCTTGCCGCCGCCGTGACCATGGCCCGGGCGGGCCTGTCCGTCACCGTCCATGAGGCCGCGGGCAGTATCGGCGGCGGGACGCGCACCGCCGAGCTCACCCTGCCCGGCTTCCGCCACGACGTGTGCTCCGCCGTGCACCCCATGGCGCTGGCGTCCCCGTTCTTCCGCGAGTTTGGGCTGGCCGGGCGGATCGAACTCATGGTGCCGGAGATTTCCTACGGCCACCCGCTCGACGGCGGCCGGGCCGGGATCGCTTACCGCGACCTTGACCGTACGGTGGACGCGCTGGGTCCCGACGGCAGGGCGTGGCGCGCCCTCATGGAGCCGTTGTTGCGCCGGCTGGACGGCGTCATCGACTTCACCCAGCACGGCCTGGTGCGGATTCCCCGGGATCCCGTGGCGGCCGTGCAATACGGCCTGCGCACCCTGGAACTTGGTACCCCGGCCTGGAATCTGCGCTTCCGGGGCGAGGCCGCGCCGGCCATGCTGGCGGGTGTGTCCGCCCACGCGATCGGACGGCTGCCGGGCCTGGCCACCGCCGGTGCGGGGCTGCTGCTGGGCGCCCTGGCCCACGCCGGAGGCTGGCCGGTTCCCAAGGGGGGCTCCGCAGCCATTGCCGACGCGATGGCCGCGGACCTCACGGCACACGGCGGCACGATTGAACTGGACTCGCCCGTGACGAGCATCGCGGAGCTGCGTGCGCAGACGTCGGCGAAGGCCATCATCTGCGACGTCACCCCGCGCGCACTGGTGCGCCTGGCGGGTGCGGAACTACCGGATCGATATGTACGCCGCTTGGAATCCTTCCGCTACGGCGCCGGCGTGTGCAAGGTGGACTTTGCCCTTTCGGGTCCCGTGCCGTGGACGAACGCCGCACTCCGCGGGGCGCCCACCCTGCACTTGGGTGGCTCACGGCGGGCCATTGCCGCCGCGGAAAACCGGGTCCTGAACGGCGGACACCCGGATGACCCCTACGTCCTGGTGGCCCAGCCCGGAGTTGTCGACCCCAGCCGCGCACCGGCAGGCAGGCACACATTCTGGGCCTACACGCACGTCCCGGCCGGCTCTGCGGAGGACCGGACGGAGGCGATCACGGCCCAGGTGGAGCGGTTTGCCCCGGGCTTCAGGGACCTGATCCTGGACACCCACACTGCCACTGCACGTGACGTGGGCGCCTACAACCCCAACTACGTTGACGGCGACATCAGCTCCGGAGCCGTGACCCTGGCCCAGCTGCTCAAACGCCCCGTTGTGGCGCGGGATCCATGGCGGACGCCGGCGCCGGGCCTTTACCTGGGGTCGGCCTCCACACCGCCCGGCCCCGCTGTGCACGGCATGGGCGGCTGGTTCGCGGCGCAATCGGCGCTGCGCCACACCTTTGGCCTGCCGACCCCAGGCTTAAGTGCCTAG
- a CDS encoding glycosyltransferase family 87 protein has protein sequence MEDSQASGQQTRHRIVVPSRTDPTLRTMTEPVGGPLGRRTAPGITDPGFFTVERVLIFMAMVSALIAVLAKYHCRESGWTTPDQYSTVCWSEFPNSFVQHNLGSVFPFLGKGSTFDQLPLAGFIAGITAWLTGGAGHGALRQLAFFDLNAVLIAAVWIFTVVVVARTARRRPWDAAIVAASPLLWLTAFVSWDFWAAGLVALGIYLFARRRTIWAGFVLGLAAMVAPYAILVLVALVLLGVRAKSATKMLEVLAAGAVGWLLVLLPVMLSNAAGWKAYVDGVINGPASDSSIYGGYNLLAGRMGMPEMSTVSVNTLSAVLVMLVVLGVAAIALYAPRQPRVAQLAFVAVAGFVVVNKTAEPWQAVWLLPLVALALPRWRPVLLWQAAVITHFIALMLFQSKQLGNISPQHAIDTPYFVMASALAGIATVALLALAVRDIWRPHYDVVRRGGVDDPQGGVLLAKAPRTGDDEAATGTPDAGTPDAGEPGLAKHPKHA, from the coding sequence ATGGAGGATTCTCAGGCCTCGGGACAGCAGACCCGACACCGCATTGTTGTGCCGTCGCGCACCGACCCAACGCTTCGGACCATGACGGAGCCCGTTGGCGGTCCGCTGGGGCGCCGGACGGCCCCCGGCATCACTGATCCCGGATTCTTCACGGTGGAACGCGTGCTGATCTTCATGGCCATGGTCTCTGCACTTATCGCCGTGCTGGCGAAATACCATTGCCGCGAGAGCGGGTGGACCACCCCCGACCAGTACTCCACCGTGTGCTGGTCGGAATTCCCCAACTCCTTTGTGCAGCACAACCTCGGCTCGGTGTTCCCGTTCCTGGGCAAGGGCTCCACGTTTGACCAGCTGCCGCTGGCGGGCTTCATCGCCGGCATCACGGCCTGGCTCACGGGTGGTGCCGGGCATGGCGCCCTTCGCCAGCTGGCGTTCTTTGACCTCAATGCGGTACTGATTGCCGCCGTCTGGATCTTCACAGTAGTGGTGGTGGCGCGGACCGCCCGACGCCGGCCCTGGGACGCGGCCATCGTCGCCGCAAGCCCGCTGCTGTGGTTGACGGCCTTTGTCAGCTGGGATTTTTGGGCCGCGGGGCTCGTGGCGCTTGGCATCTACTTGTTTGCCCGACGCCGAACCATCTGGGCCGGGTTCGTCCTGGGCCTGGCCGCCATGGTGGCCCCCTACGCGATCCTGGTCCTGGTTGCGCTGGTCCTGCTGGGGGTGCGCGCCAAATCGGCAACGAAAATGTTGGAGGTCCTGGCGGCCGGGGCCGTGGGCTGGTTGCTGGTGCTCCTGCCGGTCATGCTCTCCAACGCGGCCGGATGGAAGGCCTATGTGGATGGTGTCATCAACGGCCCGGCCTCGGATTCCTCGATCTATGGCGGCTACAACCTCCTTGCCGGGCGCATGGGCATGCCGGAAATGTCCACCGTGTCCGTCAACACGCTGTCCGCCGTCCTGGTGATGCTGGTGGTGTTGGGCGTCGCCGCGATTGCCCTCTACGCACCACGCCAGCCGCGGGTGGCGCAACTTGCCTTCGTGGCGGTCGCCGGGTTCGTCGTCGTCAACAAGACTGCCGAGCCGTGGCAGGCCGTGTGGCTGCTGCCGCTGGTGGCGCTCGCGCTGCCGCGCTGGCGGCCCGTGCTGCTGTGGCAGGCTGCGGTGATCACCCATTTCATCGCCCTGATGCTGTTCCAAAGCAAGCAGCTGGGCAACATCAGCCCGCAACACGCCATCGACACCCCGTACTTTGTCATGGCCTCGGCCCTGGCCGGTATTGCCACGGTGGCCTTGCTGGCGCTGGCTGTTCGGGACATTTGGCGCCCGCACTACGACGTGGTGCGCCGCGGCGGCGTGGACGATCCCCAGGGCGGGGTGCTGCTCGCAAAAGCTCCGCGAACGGGCGACGACGAGGCAGCCACAGGTACGCCCGACGCCGGTACGCCCGACGCCGGCGAGCCGGGCCTGGCGAAGCACCCCAAACATGCCTGA